One window of the Trifolium pratense cultivar HEN17-A07 linkage group LG2, ARS_RC_1.1, whole genome shotgun sequence genome contains the following:
- the LOC123909058 gene encoding protein HOTHEAD-like, translating into MGVWFWRLILLSLAGIIFSPKHCVSQKETGRKYKFMQDATSAPRTSYYDYIIIGGGTAGCPLAATLSQNHNVLMLERGGSPYGNPNITNLSAFGDPLSDTSLSSPAQRFISEDGVINSRARVLGGGSCINAGFYTRASRRYVRETGWEEKLVNESYKWVERVVVFRPPVLQFQSAVRDGLLEAGVLPYNGYTFDHIYGTKVGGTIFDQNGHRHTAADLLEYANSDGITLLLHATVYRILFTKERSNSRPVAYGVVFKDAHGLEHRAYLKQGTKSEIIVSAGALGSPQLLMLSGIGPTHHLREHNIDVVLDQPLVGRGMKDNPMNAVFIPSPTPTEVSLIQVVGITNFGSYIEAASGENFNRDSQQNFGMFSPKIGQFSKLPPKQRTPEALAKAIEKMESLQEEAFQGGFILEKINGPISKGHLELRNTDPNENPLVTFNYFQDPRDLEKCIQGIRIIEKIIDSKAFSPFKYNNMSASSLINMTANRTSISLAQFCRDTVMTIWHYHGGCQVGRVVDRNYKVLGVDALRVIDGSTFNYSPGTNPQATVMMLGRYMGVKILQERLVADETK; encoded by the exons ATGGGTGTTTGGTTTTGGAGGCTAATTCTTCTTTCTCTTGCTGGAATTATCTTCTCTCCTAAACATTGTGTATCTCAAAAAG AAACAGGTAGAAAATACAAGTTTATGCAAGATGCAACTTCAGCACCAAGAACATCCTACTATGACTACATCATAATTGGTGGCGGCACCGCAGGGTGTCCATTGGCGGCGACACTGTCACAAAATCACAATGTTTTGATGCTTGAGCGTGGTGGATCACCTTATGGGAACCCAAACATAACAAATTTAAGTGCATTTGGTGATCCATTATCTGATACCTCTCTTTCCTCTCCTGCTCAACGATTTATTTCTGAAGATGGTGTCATCAATTCAAGAGCTCGTGTTCTTGGTGGTGGAAGCTGCATTAATGCTGGATTCTATACTCGTGCAAGCCGTCGCTACGTaag AGAAACTGGTTGGGAAGAAAAATTGGTGAATGAATCATATAAATGGGTGGAGAGGGTGGTGGTGTTCCGGCCTCCTGTGCTGCAATTTCAATCAGCAGTTAGGGATGGATTGTTGGAAGCAGGGGTATTGCCTTACAATGGCTATACTTTTGATCATATTTATGGGACTAAGGTTGGAGGTACAATCTTTGACCAAAATGGTCATAGACATACTGCAGCTGATCTTTTGGAATATGCTAACTCCGATGGAATTACTCTTCTTTTGCATGCCACTGTTTATAGGATCTTGTTTACTAAAG AGAGATCAAATTCAAGGCCAGTTGCATATGGAGTTGTATTCAAGGATGCTCATGGGTTAGAACATAGGGCATATCTGAAACAGGGGACTAAGAGTGAGATCATAGTTTCAGCTGGTGCACTAGGTAGCCCACAACTTCTAATGTTGAGTGGAATTGGACCAACCCATCATCTTAGGGAACACAATATTGATGTAGTATTGGATCAACCTTTGGTAGGACGGGGAATGAAAGATAATCCGATGAACGCTGTTTTTATCCCGTCTCCTACCCCCACAGAAGTATCCCTCATCCAAGTCGTTGGTATTACCAACTTCGGCAGCTACATTGAAGCCGCAAGTGGTGAAAACTTCAACCGTGATTCTCAACAAAACTTTGGAATGTTTTCTCCAAAG ATTGGTCAGTTTTCAAAGTTGCCACCAAAGCAAAGGACCCCAGAAGCCCTAGCAAAAGCAATAGAAAAGATGGAGAGCCTACAAGAAGAAGCTTTCCAGGGTGGATTCATTctagaaaaaataaatggtcCAATTTCAAAGGGTCATTTGGAACTTAGAAACACTGATCCAAATGAAAACCCTTTGGTAACATTTAACTATTTCCAAGACCCAAGAGACTTAGAAAAATGCATACAAGGCATTAgaatcattgaaaaaataatcgATTCAAAGGCTTTTTCTCCATTTAAATACAATAACATGTCAGCTTCTAGTCTAATTAACATGACTGCAAATAGGACTTCAATTTCTTTGGCACAATTTTGTAGAGACACTGTGATGACTATATGGCATTATCATGGTGGTTGCCAAGTTGGTAGGGTTGTCGATCGCAATTATAAGGTTCTTGGCGTCGATGCATTGCGCGTAATCGATGGTTCTACTTTTAATTATTCTCCTGGAACTAATCCTCAAGCTACTGTTATGATGCTTGGAAG